The following coding sequences lie in one Myxococcus xanthus genomic window:
- a CDS encoding GNAT family N-acetyltransferase: protein MKPTYTVTAVRNRDELEHILALQQKNLKQALSADEMRSQGFVTVQHDLPALEQMHAMAPSIVARHDGVLVAYALSMPREARALAPILEPMFTLLDSLEFRSKSLRDYRFYVMGQICIDKAHRGQGLFDRLYHQHRDHFRDQFDLIVTEISVRNLRSLRAHERVGFETLHTYRDATDEWAVVAWDWAPPRPPDVPPEGNTR from the coding sequence ATGAAGCCCACCTACACAGTCACCGCCGTGCGGAACCGGGACGAGTTGGAGCACATCCTGGCGCTGCAACAGAAGAACCTGAAGCAGGCGCTGTCCGCGGACGAGATGCGCTCACAGGGGTTCGTCACGGTTCAGCACGACCTGCCGGCACTGGAACAGATGCACGCCATGGCGCCCAGCATCGTCGCCCGCCACGATGGAGTGCTGGTGGCCTACGCTCTGTCGATGCCGCGCGAGGCCCGCGCGCTGGCCCCCATCCTGGAGCCCATGTTCACGCTGCTCGATTCGCTCGAGTTCCGAAGCAAGTCGCTGCGCGACTACCGCTTCTACGTGATGGGGCAGATCTGCATCGACAAGGCGCACCGGGGACAGGGCTTGTTCGACCGGCTCTACCACCAGCACCGGGACCACTTCAGAGATCAGTTCGACCTCATCGTCACCGAGATTTCCGTGCGGAACCTCCGCTCCCTGCGCGCGCACGAGCGGGTCGGCTTCGAGACGCTCCACACCTACCGGGACGCGACGGACGAATGGGCCGTGGTCGCCTGGGACTGGGCGCCGCCACGTCCCCCGGATGTCCCCCCCGAGGGGAACACGCGCTGA
- the tpiA gene encoding triose-phosphate isomerase, whose translation MATARRRKIVAGNWKMNKSVPEALALVRDLRGQVASLGDTVEVVVAPPFVALQPLHVALEGAPLALAAQNCHWESSGAFTGEISAPMLAELGCAYVIVGHSERRQLFGDTDEQVNKRAKAVRAAGMTPIICVGETLAEREDNQTLAVVERQVRGALEGFEAKDVAGFVLAYEPVWAIGTGRNATAAQAQEVHAAIRGLVGRLYDGETAGRVRIQYGGSVKPDNAAELLGQPDVDGALVGGASLKAGDFAAIVKAAT comes from the coding sequence ATGGCCACCGCGCGTCGCCGGAAGATCGTTGCTGGCAACTGGAAGATGAACAAGTCGGTACCGGAGGCGCTGGCCCTGGTGCGCGACCTGCGAGGGCAGGTGGCCTCCCTGGGCGACACCGTGGAGGTGGTGGTGGCGCCGCCGTTCGTGGCGTTGCAGCCGCTGCATGTCGCGCTGGAAGGCGCGCCGCTGGCGCTGGCGGCGCAGAACTGCCACTGGGAGTCCTCGGGCGCCTTCACGGGTGAGATTTCCGCGCCGATGCTGGCGGAGCTGGGGTGCGCCTACGTCATCGTGGGGCACTCCGAGCGTCGGCAGCTCTTCGGGGACACGGACGAGCAGGTGAACAAGCGGGCGAAGGCGGTCCGCGCGGCGGGGATGACGCCCATCATCTGCGTGGGGGAGACGCTGGCCGAGCGCGAGGATAACCAGACGCTGGCGGTGGTGGAGCGTCAGGTGCGTGGGGCGCTGGAGGGCTTCGAGGCCAAGGACGTGGCGGGCTTCGTGCTGGCCTACGAGCCGGTGTGGGCCATTGGCACGGGGCGCAACGCCACGGCGGCGCAGGCGCAGGAGGTCCACGCGGCGATCCGGGGCCTGGTCGGGCGGCTGTACGACGGGGAGACGGCCGGGCGGGTGCGCATCCAGTACGGCGGCAGCGTGAAGCCGGACAACGCCGCGGAATTGCTGGGCCAGCCGGACGTTGACGGGGCGCTTGTCGGGGGCGCGAGCCTGAAGGCGGGCGACTTCGCGGCCATCGTCAAGGCGGCCACTTAG
- a CDS encoding ABC transporter ATP-binding protein has product MKVEGLRRTFPGNVAVLSGLDLDVAPGSFVALLGPSGCGKSTLLRLVAGLDRAEAGHISFTPTLERTQGERAPIAYVFQDAHLLPWRSVLDNAALPLELTGVSKPERQAAARAVLDQVGLGDATDRYPAELSGGMRMRVSLARALVTHPRLLLLDEPFAALDELTRGRLDDQLRALWRELGMTVLFVTHSISEATYLAERAVVLSRRPARVVLDRTLELPGERSASLRTEASFAREARLLNEALEQGERW; this is encoded by the coding sequence GTGAAGGTCGAGGGCCTGCGCCGCACCTTCCCTGGCAACGTCGCCGTGCTGTCGGGGCTGGACCTGGACGTGGCGCCCGGTTCGTTCGTGGCGCTGCTCGGTCCCTCCGGGTGCGGCAAGTCCACGCTGCTGCGGCTGGTGGCCGGGCTGGACCGCGCCGAGGCCGGGCACATCTCCTTCACCCCGACGCTGGAGCGAACCCAGGGCGAGCGCGCCCCCATCGCCTACGTCTTCCAGGACGCGCACCTGCTGCCCTGGCGCTCGGTGCTGGACAACGCGGCGCTGCCGCTGGAGCTGACCGGCGTGTCGAAACCGGAGCGGCAGGCTGCCGCGCGCGCCGTGCTCGATCAGGTGGGGCTCGGTGATGCCACCGACCGCTATCCGGCGGAGCTGTCCGGCGGCATGCGCATGCGCGTGTCCCTGGCACGCGCGCTCGTCACCCACCCCCGGCTGCTGCTGCTCGACGAGCCCTTCGCCGCCCTGGACGAGCTGACGCGCGGCCGGCTGGATGATCAACTCCGCGCGCTGTGGCGCGAGCTGGGGATGACCGTGCTCTTCGTCACCCACTCCATCTCCGAAGCCACCTACCTGGCCGAGCGGGCCGTGGTCCTGTCGCGACGGCCCGCGCGCGTGGTGCTGGACCGGACGCTGGAGCTGCCAGGTGAGCGCAGCGCATCCCTGCGCACCGAGGCCTCCTTCGCCCGGGAGGCCCGCCTGCTCAACGAGGCCCTGGAACAAGGAGAGCGCTGGTGA
- the gap gene encoding type I glyceraldehyde-3-phosphate dehydrogenase, whose translation MATRIAINGFGRIGRCILRAVLSRKEDLEIVAINDLDKPAALAHLFKYDSVHRTWPGEVKATEKGIVVDGKEITVTAEKDPTALPWKSLNVDVVLECTGRFTARDAAEKHLKAGAKKVIISAPAKGPDITIAYGINHNEYDPAKHHVISNASCTTNCLAPIAKVLVDNFGIEKGLMTTVHSYTNDQRILDLTHEDMRRARAAALSMIPTSTGAAKAIGEVIPQLKGKMHGLAVRVPTPNVSLVDLTVNTEKKVTAEAVIEAFRKAAEGPLKGVLEFSDAQTVSVDYNGNPHSAIFDSTNCFVMGDNLLKVMAWYDNEWGFSNRMVDTAKFLVSKGV comes from the coding sequence ATGGCTACCCGGATTGCCATCAATGGCTTTGGCCGCATCGGTCGCTGCATCCTCCGCGCGGTGCTCAGCCGCAAGGAAGACCTCGAGATTGTCGCCATCAACGACCTCGACAAGCCCGCGGCGCTGGCGCACCTGTTCAAGTACGACTCCGTGCACCGCACCTGGCCGGGCGAGGTGAAGGCGACGGAGAAGGGCATCGTGGTGGACGGCAAGGAGATCACCGTCACCGCGGAGAAGGACCCGACGGCGCTGCCCTGGAAGAGCCTGAACGTGGACGTGGTGCTGGAGTGCACCGGCCGCTTCACCGCGCGTGACGCGGCGGAGAAGCACCTGAAGGCGGGCGCGAAGAAGGTCATCATCTCCGCCCCGGCCAAGGGCCCGGACATCACCATCGCTTACGGCATCAACCACAACGAGTATGACCCGGCGAAGCACCACGTCATCTCGAACGCCTCGTGCACCACCAACTGCCTGGCGCCCATCGCCAAGGTGCTGGTGGACAACTTCGGCATCGAGAAGGGCCTGATGACCACGGTCCACAGCTACACCAACGACCAGCGCATCCTGGACCTCACCCACGAGGACATGCGCCGCGCCCGCGCCGCCGCGCTCTCCATGATTCCCACCAGCACCGGCGCCGCGAAGGCCATCGGTGAGGTGATTCCGCAGCTCAAGGGCAAGATGCACGGCCTGGCCGTCCGCGTGCCGACCCCGAACGTGTCCCTGGTGGACCTGACGGTGAACACCGAGAAGAAGGTCACCGCCGAGGCCGTCATCGAGGCCTTCCGCAAGGCCGCCGAAGGCCCGCTCAAGGGCGTGCTTGAGTTCAGCGACGCGCAGACGGTGTCGGTGGACTACAACGGCAACCCGCACTCGGCCATCTTCGACTCCACCAACTGCTTCGTGATGGGCGACAACCTGCTCAAGGTCATGGCCTGGTACGACAACGAGTGGGGCTTCTCCAACCGCATGGTGGACACGGCGAAGTTCCTCGTCTCCAAGGGCGTCTAG
- a CDS encoding 6-pyruvoyl trahydropterin synthase family protein, whose amino-acid sequence MHYLSLTGEFKASHAVTFPDGQREPLHTHDWWVRVWVKARALNHWDVIIDFKDLQDIIDRVCRELHDTNINEHPYFKTVNCTAERVTEYVFKQVESGLPEGVTLDRVHLRRTGGELPEAEYAHATD is encoded by the coding sequence ATGCACTACTTGAGCCTCACGGGTGAATTCAAAGCATCCCACGCAGTCACCTTCCCGGACGGCCAGCGCGAGCCCCTTCACACGCACGACTGGTGGGTCCGCGTCTGGGTGAAGGCGCGAGCGCTGAACCATTGGGACGTCATCATCGACTTCAAGGATCTCCAGGACATCATCGATCGGGTGTGCCGGGAGCTGCATGACACGAACATCAACGAGCACCCCTACTTCAAGACGGTGAACTGCACGGCCGAGCGCGTCACGGAGTACGTCTTCAAGCAAGTGGAGTCGGGCCTGCCTGAGGGCGTCACGCTCGACCGGGTGCACCTGCGTCGGACGGGCGGCGAGCTTCCAGAGGCCGAGTACGCGCATGCGACGGACTGA
- a CDS encoding phosphoglycerate kinase, producing the protein MIRYIDDLQLTGKRVFIRVDFNVPMEGRRVTDDTRIREAMPTIRRALDMGGKVILASHLGRPKGPDPKLSLEPVAVRLAELLGGKHEVILTDDCVGDGVKKQVKELKEGQVVVLENLRFHKEEEANDETFARELAALADVYVNDAFGTAHRAHASTAGMVPFVKEKAAGLLMRKEIEYLGKVLKNPDKPFVAILGGSKVSDKIKVIESLLPKVDALLIGGAMAYTFLKAQGVEVGKSRVEGDKLSLATRLLEAAHRFKTQLVLPVDHIVGTEPTENSPAKETPDNAIPPDMMGLDIGPKTRAIFAQHIRDARTVVWNGPMGLFEVPKFAEGTRSVAAAMSINTQATTVIGGGDSAAAVEQMGFADKMSHVSTGGGASLEFLEGRDLPGIKALETR; encoded by the coding sequence ATGATCCGTTACATCGATGATCTGCAGCTGACCGGGAAGCGCGTCTTCATCCGCGTGGACTTCAACGTCCCGATGGAAGGACGGCGCGTGACCGACGACACCCGCATCCGCGAGGCGATGCCCACCATCCGGCGCGCGCTCGACATGGGCGGGAAGGTCATCCTGGCCTCCCACCTCGGCCGCCCCAAGGGGCCGGACCCGAAGCTGTCGCTGGAGCCTGTCGCCGTGCGGCTCGCCGAACTGCTCGGCGGCAAGCACGAAGTCATCCTCACCGACGACTGCGTCGGTGACGGCGTGAAGAAGCAGGTGAAGGAGCTCAAGGAGGGCCAGGTGGTCGTCCTGGAGAACCTCCGCTTCCACAAGGAAGAGGAGGCCAACGACGAGACGTTCGCCCGCGAGCTGGCGGCGCTGGCGGACGTCTACGTCAACGACGCCTTCGGCACCGCCCACCGCGCCCACGCGTCCACCGCGGGCATGGTGCCCTTCGTGAAGGAGAAGGCGGCCGGCTTGCTGATGCGGAAGGAAATCGAGTACCTGGGCAAGGTGCTCAAGAACCCGGACAAGCCCTTCGTGGCCATCCTGGGTGGCTCGAAGGTGAGCGATAAAATCAAGGTCATCGAGAGCCTGCTGCCCAAGGTGGACGCGCTGCTCATCGGTGGCGCCATGGCGTACACCTTCTTGAAGGCGCAGGGCGTCGAGGTGGGCAAGTCCCGCGTCGAGGGCGACAAGCTGTCGCTGGCCACGCGCCTGCTGGAGGCGGCGCACCGGTTCAAGACGCAGCTGGTCCTGCCGGTGGACCACATCGTGGGCACCGAGCCCACGGAGAACAGCCCCGCCAAGGAGACGCCGGACAACGCGATTCCGCCGGACATGATGGGCCTGGACATCGGTCCCAAGACGCGCGCCATCTTCGCGCAGCACATCCGCGATGCGAGGACGGTGGTGTGGAACGGGCCCATGGGCCTGTTCGAGGTGCCCAAGTTCGCCGAAGGCACCCGCTCCGTCGCCGCGGCCATGTCCATCAACACGCAGGCCACCACCGTCATCGGCGGCGGGGACAGCGCGGCGGCCGTGGAGCAGATGGGCTTCGCGGACAAGATGAGCCATGTGTCCACTGGTGGAGGTGCGTCCTTGGAATTCCTGGAAGGACGCGACTTGCCGGGCATCAAGGCGCTGGAGACGCGGTAG
- a CDS encoding type VI immunity family protein, whose protein sequence is MKDAIPTIRLRNGTGDLVVRDGIVLCFFMRRSHPDVAPAVWRALETYRRDIPAGALGWYGADDGDTLPLDARGWEHIRAQMVERSWGIEWLVELMQAPGEASGYRFEYDGRLLDAPFFAQDDGATSAACFSFPTEYLAAHGPGHLRALALEIARELPFSFGYASLALISQAGGGFSVRTQLLDLLSRFPGLDLPRFGDTSRTIGSRARGAYWLTFLGQPLLEQLGGGEALLSSLDFPSVTFHPLDADRLLLSLGDGPEAMDVERQGVPPQYRVLARRLEPFFHEDRSTWPPLDTAALTRWLRRHCL, encoded by the coding sequence ATGAAGGATGCGATTCCGACGATTCGTTTGAGGAACGGCACCGGGGACCTCGTGGTCCGCGATGGCATCGTCCTGTGCTTCTTCATGCGACGCTCGCATCCGGACGTGGCTCCGGCGGTGTGGCGTGCACTGGAGACCTACCGGCGCGACATTCCTGCCGGAGCGCTGGGCTGGTATGGGGCGGATGACGGGGACACGCTCCCCCTGGACGCGCGGGGATGGGAGCACATCCGCGCGCAGATGGTCGAGCGCTCCTGGGGCATCGAATGGCTCGTCGAGCTGATGCAGGCTCCGGGGGAAGCAAGCGGCTATCGATTCGAGTACGACGGGAGACTGCTCGACGCACCCTTCTTCGCTCAAGACGACGGGGCCACGAGTGCTGCCTGCTTTTCGTTTCCCACCGAGTACCTCGCGGCGCATGGCCCCGGGCATCTGCGCGCCCTGGCCTTGGAGATCGCGCGCGAGCTGCCATTCAGCTTCGGCTACGCCAGCCTCGCCCTCATCTCCCAGGCGGGGGGCGGGTTCTCCGTCCGGACGCAACTCCTTGACCTGCTCAGTCGCTTTCCGGGCTTGGACCTCCCGCGCTTCGGAGACACCAGCCGGACCATCGGCTCCCGGGCGCGGGGCGCTTATTGGCTCACGTTCCTGGGGCAACCGCTGCTGGAGCAGCTCGGGGGCGGTGAGGCCTTGCTCAGCTCGCTCGACTTCCCATCCGTGACCTTCCATCCGCTGGACGCCGATCGCCTGCTGCTCTCACTGGGTGACGGGCCCGAGGCCATGGACGTGGAGAGACAGGGCGTGCCTCCCCAGTACCGGGTCCTGGCGCGGCGGCTCGAACCCTTCTTCCATGAAGATCGCTCCACCTGGCCTCCGCTGGACACCGCCGCGCTGACGCGCTGGCTCCGCCGGCACTGCCTGTGA
- the secG gene encoding preprotein translocase subunit SecG, translated as MLTFVTIVHVLVCVFMIFVILLQPGKDAGMGSALGGGAATSAFGGRGAVTFLSKLTGVFAALFFFSSLGLSFVGLRSSVAAGGSVASPPAQSAPATSGDAAPGSMEQPRGEQSTPPAEGGGNPATGEPAPAQ; from the coding sequence ATGCTGACCTTCGTCACGATCGTGCACGTCCTGGTGTGCGTGTTCATGATCTTCGTCATTCTGCTCCAGCCGGGTAAGGACGCCGGTATGGGCTCCGCGCTGGGCGGTGGTGCCGCCACGAGCGCCTTCGGCGGCCGGGGTGCGGTGACGTTCCTCAGCAAGCTGACCGGCGTCTTCGCCGCGCTCTTCTTCTTCAGCTCGCTCGGCCTGTCCTTCGTGGGGCTGCGCTCCTCGGTGGCGGCGGGTGGCTCGGTGGCTTCGCCTCCGGCGCAGTCGGCCCCGGCGACCTCGGGTGACGCGGCTCCGGGCAGCATGGAGCAGCCGCGCGGCGAGCAGTCGACTCCGCCCGCCGAGGGTGGTGGCAACCCGGCGACGGGTGAGCCGGCTCCGGCGCAGTAG
- a CDS encoding SRPBCC family protein: MSNEKAKVVIERTYRAGIEDIWALWTTKEGFESWWGPQGFRAAVHEIDARVGGALRYDMIADSPEMIAAMKQMGQPTSHATRSRFTEVAPHSRLVLTNVIDFLPGVAPYESKIAVDFLPSGDRVRMVVMLDAMHSEEFTKMQQEGFTSQLTKLDSRFA, translated from the coding sequence ATGAGCAACGAGAAGGCGAAGGTCGTCATCGAGCGCACCTACCGGGCGGGAATCGAGGACATCTGGGCGCTCTGGACCACGAAAGAGGGCTTCGAGTCGTGGTGGGGACCACAGGGCTTCCGTGCCGCGGTGCACGAAATCGACGCACGCGTAGGCGGCGCCCTTCGGTACGACATGATTGCCGACTCACCGGAGATGATTGCCGCGATGAAGCAGATGGGCCAGCCGACCTCCCATGCGACCCGTTCCCGCTTCACCGAGGTGGCGCCACATTCGCGGCTCGTCCTCACGAACGTCATCGACTTTCTCCCCGGTGTCGCTCCCTACGAAAGCAAGATCGCCGTGGACTTCCTCCCGAGCGGCGACCGCGTTCGCATGGTGGTGATGCTGGACGCGATGCACAGCGAGGAGTTCACGAAGATGCAGCAGGAAGGCTTCACGAGCCAGCTCACGAAGCTGGACTCGCGCTTCGCCTGA
- a CDS encoding ABC transporter permease, with protein MNRSALRAAVPPLVALVVLLTLWEGTVRLLEVPRWLVPPPSAIGAAGAQEASSLLGAAVTTGRSALVGFGLSAVLGVLVAVLLASSRMVERALYPYTLFLQTVPIVAIAPLLVLWFGPGPRAVAVSSFIVSLFPVIANTLTGLRSVEPSLRDMFRLYGARRLATLWKLELPAAMPHLFTGLRIASGLAVIGAIVGEFVAGFSEGSAGLGILVLSAYRQLRTDLLFAAVLAASGLGLVLFGVVSLTGARLLRRWHPSAQGT; from the coding sequence GTGAACCGCTCAGCCCTTCGCGCGGCGGTTCCTCCGCTGGTGGCGCTCGTCGTCCTGCTGACCCTCTGGGAAGGCACGGTGCGCCTGCTGGAGGTTCCACGCTGGCTGGTGCCCCCGCCCTCGGCCATTGGTGCCGCGGGAGCCCAGGAGGCGTCCTCGCTCCTCGGCGCGGCGGTCACCACGGGCCGCTCCGCCCTGGTCGGATTCGGGTTGAGCGCGGTCCTGGGGGTGCTCGTGGCCGTCCTCCTGGCCTCCTCGCGGATGGTGGAGCGCGCCCTCTACCCCTACACGCTCTTCCTGCAGACCGTGCCCATCGTGGCCATCGCCCCGCTGCTGGTGCTGTGGTTCGGCCCGGGCCCCCGCGCCGTCGCGGTGTCGTCCTTCATCGTCTCGCTCTTCCCGGTCATCGCCAACACGCTCACCGGGCTGCGCTCGGTGGAGCCCTCGCTCCGGGACATGTTCCGCCTCTATGGCGCGCGGCGGCTCGCCACGCTGTGGAAGCTGGAGCTGCCCGCGGCGATGCCACACCTGTTCACGGGGCTGCGCATCGCCTCGGGGCTGGCCGTCATCGGCGCCATCGTCGGCGAGTTCGTCGCCGGCTTCTCCGAGGGCTCCGCGGGGCTGGGAATCCTCGTCCTGTCCGCGTACCGTCAGCTGCGCACGGATCTGCTGTTCGCCGCGGTGCTGGCGGCCTCGGGGCTGGGCCTGGTGTTGTTCGGTGTGGTGAGCCTCACCGGCGCCCGGCTGTTGCGGCGCTGGCACCCGTCGGCGCAGGGAACATGA
- a CDS encoding ArsR/SmtB family transcription factor: MCICTSMQLDVFQVLADPTRRRIVEALRYGEQQVSDVVEKAGIHQSGVSRHLRILSESGFVSMRPDGQRRLYALKPEPFQELDGWLTGYRQMWEARLDRFGAALEKKKQQQQTRRVEEKGPRK, encoded by the coding sequence ATGTGTATATGCACTTCCATGCAACTTGACGTCTTCCAGGTGCTCGCCGACCCGACGCGCCGCCGCATCGTCGAAGCCCTTCGGTACGGTGAGCAGCAGGTCAGTGACGTCGTCGAGAAGGCCGGAATCCACCAGTCAGGTGTCTCGCGGCATCTGCGCATCCTGTCGGAATCGGGCTTCGTCTCGATGCGGCCGGATGGGCAGCGGCGCCTCTACGCCTTGAAGCCGGAGCCGTTTCAGGAACTCGATGGGTGGCTCACCGGGTACCGGCAGATGTGGGAGGCGCGACTCGATCGCTTCGGAGCCGCACTGGAGAAGAAGAAGCAACAACAACAGACTCGCCGAGTCGAAGAGAAGGGGCCGCGGAAATGA
- a CDS encoding ABC transporter substrate-binding protein, whose amino-acid sequence MSGRLLKLLGCAVLLVAASACSRQKEEPKQGSQAATGASTTPPKAAAPAKVQLALNWVPEPEFGGFYAARESGAFSRHGLEVEILGGGAGAPVPQMVATGKAEFGISGADELLVARARGLDVIPLFAVYQTSPHAIMAHASRGAKNIADVLSSGTVALEPGLSYVAFLKKKYSFDKVKVVPYDGGVARFLADKDFAQQCFITAEPIAAKRQGATPTVFLVAEEGFNPYLAVVITRRQYWKEQPERVKSFVAAVREGWRAYLDNAGPTNAVMGKLNTTMDAETFAEGAEAQKPLIETEETRARGLGTMNRQRWEQLAQQLVELDLIEKAPAADEFLLPEFTGSRD is encoded by the coding sequence GTGAGCGGACGCCTCTTGAAACTGTTGGGCTGCGCGGTGCTTCTCGTGGCCGCGAGCGCCTGCTCGCGCCAGAAGGAGGAGCCCAAGCAGGGCTCCCAGGCCGCTACGGGAGCCAGCACCACCCCGCCGAAGGCGGCCGCCCCGGCCAAGGTGCAGCTCGCGCTCAACTGGGTGCCGGAGCCTGAATTCGGCGGCTTCTATGCGGCGCGGGAGTCGGGGGCCTTCTCCCGCCATGGGCTCGAGGTGGAAATCCTCGGCGGAGGAGCCGGCGCCCCCGTGCCGCAGATGGTGGCCACCGGCAAGGCGGAGTTCGGCATCAGCGGCGCCGACGAGCTCCTCGTCGCGCGAGCCCGAGGCCTGGACGTGATTCCGCTGTTCGCGGTGTACCAGACGTCTCCGCACGCCATAATGGCCCACGCCTCTCGCGGGGCGAAGAACATCGCGGACGTGCTGTCCTCGGGCACGGTGGCGCTGGAGCCGGGCCTCTCCTACGTGGCCTTCCTCAAGAAGAAGTACAGCTTCGACAAGGTGAAGGTGGTGCCCTACGACGGGGGCGTCGCGCGCTTCCTGGCGGACAAGGACTTCGCCCAGCAGTGCTTCATCACCGCCGAGCCCATCGCCGCGAAGCGGCAGGGCGCCACGCCAACCGTGTTCCTGGTGGCCGAGGAGGGCTTCAACCCGTACCTCGCCGTGGTCATCACCCGGCGCCAGTACTGGAAGGAACAGCCCGAGCGGGTGAAGTCCTTCGTGGCGGCGGTGCGCGAGGGGTGGCGGGCGTACCTGGACAACGCGGGGCCCACCAACGCGGTGATGGGCAAGCTGAACACGACGATGGACGCGGAGACGTTCGCGGAGGGGGCCGAGGCGCAGAAGCCGCTCATCGAGACGGAGGAGACGCGGGCCCGAGGACTGGGCACGATGAACCGCCAGCGATGGGAGCAGTTGGCCCAGCAGCTCGTGGAGCTGGACCTCATCGAGAAGGCGCCCGCCGCGGACGAGTTCCTGCTGCCGGAGTTCACCGGCTCACGCGATTGA